The sequence actttgaatgtactagtatgctaagtgaggtaggctgatatgcatgggtttgtatgcatgaacaatttctgactgagtgatatgaatataaatgaatgagataactaaaactactataaatactaattatgcaataccgtgcatatacatatatacatactgtatctgagatctgaaactgaatactaaattctgCTAACTGAGTGAAtgatatctgaggttactgaTAACCTTATTATTGATATCTGGGtgattatttctgatagtcctaattctgtagaattgaactgagttctatactgagtctgaaactataattgtgggagtgttcatctaactgacataccccaattataaactgagttggggtctaacctgagaccctagttagaagggtgttagcaccttgccaagggataccaACAATACTGGGTCAACCTCAATCTGGCAGGAAGtctcatgaattatatatatatatatatatggttgtgtcaaccttaatctggcaggaagacgtcttaacctacactagctacgtagttctgtaacgtaGGGACtggtactaagggtcaaaccctctattgGCATGAATGACCCCATCCCTAAGTttgctcggtactgaatcctactcccgattgaatagacactaaactaatcactagactgcactaggcttgattgaactgtTACTAATCATATTGActgattgaactggactgagtttactgagtactataactgactaagtactactgttTATGATGTTACTGaaactattctatagctactgtaattctaggtaaacagctagattatcgggtatttaataccctcaggactcaatatCATTGATAGTAAACATgccacaatcttgaaagcatactaGCTAGTCACTTAGTCATGATCAATTCATTgagtcattttgtcaaacacttacaaggcatgaacttgtacatgaatgggaacacatactTACATGTCATGATTgtactattcaattcacataggcattctaacaaACACCTGGGGAGCATAACTAATGCACATGATAATCGTCATCACATAAGCATCGTGAATCAACTTGTAATTAGAAGGTTTAACATAAGTATcacataattcaacacatatactatcttgattttcataaaacttgcaattaatcatgaattgaaaccccaaacatcaatacatacataAACACAATCAAATTCGTACAtgtaagtcatgaaatcataaacttatagtttaaaagggattcttaaactccaagagtggaagaaaacccaaggattaacacctaacataccttttTTGTTGATTCTCTGAAAGTTGTTGGCGATTTATTGAGCTTaggacttgaaattgaatgaactaggattttgttcttgagaaaatttgagaataaaaaatgaattttgcCTCTAGGGTggcttaatcttgtgttttagggctgaataaaaGTGGGGAAATTAACTTAATTACCCCTCTGGACGCggaattaaaagagcaaaaatTATGCCCAGTGACGCGTAGACCGACGCACCACATCGATGGGGTCGACGCGATGGCTAACGCGATGAGTTGAGATTGTGTTTGCTTACTGGAATTTGCCCTCTTGAGTTGGTAATAACACTGTCGATGCGATGGGTGATGTAACACATCGATATGGCATCGGCTCACTGCCTTGGATATTTAAACGTGCCTCAAAcaatgttcaaaaaattcaaaactcgtcTGAGAatacctattgacatccctgatcatgaatcaacttaaaaatcgccATTCTAAGGTtgtcaagataaaaaataagatcatcgaATTATGAAGGCCAAAAATGATTTTAAGTATAAACAGTtaactgaaattttctaagtctgggacctcttttccaTGCTATATATGGCTTAAACGATTGGAATTTTTATGGGTCCTTACATAAATAGTCAATAAGATTGTTAAGAGAATTTTGTCATGGCATAGTAAGTTATTAACATATGGAGGAAGATATGTTTTGTTATGTAATGTATTGCAATCTATGTTAATGTATTTGATGTCCGCAATGAGCCCTCCCAAAGGAGTTGTTGATCAGATACATAAGTTGATGGTAAGATTTTTTTTAGGAAACAGGTGGCACATAAGGGGAGCATTGGGTTTCTTGGAATGAGTTATGTTATCCAAAGAAGGAAGGTGGAATTGGTTTTAGATACCTACATATAGTTTCAGAAGCATTGTTTGCAAAATTGTGGTAGACATTTAGAATATCTACTGGATCCTTGTGGAGTCATTatattgaaacaaatattataagaaaaagcATCCAGTAATTGCATAGGGTTATGGAGTTTCACAGATATGGAGAAAAATGCTAAAGGTCAAAGAAAAAATTGAGCATAACATTTTTTGGCAGATCAAGAATAAAGGGGCCAGTTTCTGGTTTGATAATTGGACAAAGTTATGTGCTTTACATTTTGTGGATGAAATAAATGATAAGGAGGAAGAAATTGAGGTTAAGAATTTTATAACAGAAGGGGGGGATTGGAATGAGGACAAGCTGAAGGAGTATATATCAGAAGACATAGTTCAACACATCAAGGATAATATCAAGCCAGGTATAAGTGATTCTGAAAGAGAGAAGCATGGTGGATGTCTAACTCTGATGGAAAGTTCACTATCAAAGATTCATAAAAAATTCCCAAaagtaaaagaagagaaaattatgATTATAACAAGATTTGGAAAAAAGCTTTGCCAACCAAGATATGTTTCCTTCTATGGAGAGCATGGAAGGGTAGAATTACTACAAATGATAATACTGCTATATTGAGAATAAGTATGGTGTCAAGATGTTGGTGTTGTGAGTATTATAGTCAAGAGACAATGGAGTATTTATTTCTAACAGCTCCCATAGCTGAGTTGGAAGCAGTTTGCTGATTTTGTAGGTGTtggaatgaatggagctcaaatgACTCATGTGTTAAGGATTTGGTGGTTCAAAGACGCCCTACAAAGTTGAAGCAGTTCCTTAAAGCAGTTTCATCTATTAGCATGTGGGTGTtgtggaaaagaaaaaataaggggAAGCATAGAGAGAAGTAACGTATATAAAGCATGAACCATCAAGTATTGACATTGATAAAGAAAATGGTAAGAGTTAAATTTCCTTGGATAAAAGATATTGGAAGCAACTGGGATGATTTGGTGAACAAGTTAGGGAGTTACAAGCCAAGACTCTATAGTTATGCAGTCAAATGGATACTACCTGAGCCAGTTAAAATGAAGTGTAATACAAACAGAGTTGCAAAAGGTAATCCATGGCAGGCTTCATATGGTTTTATTGTGATAAGAGATGATGGAACTTTGATATATGCACAAGCTGGGAAGTTAGGTATAAAAACCAACATGGTAGCAGAAATGTTAGCAATATTAGAAGTAGTAAGATTTTGTGCATCAAGGAACTATAGAGAGGTAGAAATTGAGTTAGACTCTTTGATGATGGTTAATTTTATCAGAAAGGTATGAAATATCCCGTGGGAGATGACTGAGTCAGAAGAGGAAATCAGAAAGCTTATGTCTAATCTAAATGCTATAATCAGCCATATATACAGAGAAGGGAACATGTTAGCATATTCTTTAGCCAATTTAGCATTTCAGTCAAAAGACGTATTAACAATTGATACTTTTCAACAATTACTATCAGAAGCAAGGAAAATTATGAACATGAACATAAAGCAAATCCCTAGCTTGAGAATTAGAACTATAAAGATAAAGCCGTATTTACAAAGTGTTTAGCCAATACTAGATATGCAAAATATAGATTCTGAGCAGCAAGAGAATTTACAACATGTATAATCTTTGTACAAGGAACACTAAAGCTGCTAAATCAGATAGGCTAATATATGTTAGCTCAATAAAGGCATAACCAAAAACAAAAGGGAAATACGTCATATATTCGTCCATCAGCTTAGGAGGTTAATCACAAACCCAAATCAGCAATGGATACAAAAACTCCAATGCTCATCTAAAAGGATAAGGAAGGGTATTATAATCTTAGCTTACAAACAAAGGAGCAGGAAATGGAGAAAAGAATACTTGTGGAAGAACTGCAAACTCCGGCCATTTCCTTCTACAACAACACGATAGTGACAACCACCTGAGAAGGATAGAGTTGTTAAAAGAGAAAGGAGTAGACTAAGGAAAACTATTCACCAATTACCTTGGTGTTTTGATAACATTTCTGTGAAGAAGATCTACAACATGATGATAAGAACAACATTGATCACCCACAAAAGAAGGAAGGTTAGCTGGGAGTTTCAGCGGCAGCAGCCGGGAAGCATGGTGCTGATAAAGAGGAAacaacgtctacaatagctaagaATGGTACCAAGAGGAAATAGAGACATTTATATAGCTAGGTCAATTTGAAAGTTGGGTCGGATCCACAACATTTTTCAGATTTTGTACCATTTGGTTCTTGGGACAGATGcttttgttaatttctttttttattcaataaaatgACTGGAAAgcatcaaaaatttatttttttaaaaaaaaaactttttctttcTGAAGGATTTGGGCATGTATGGAGTTCATCCAACATTGTGTTTCGTTAGTTATTAGAATATTCTTTCTGGTCAATTTTTACCATTCATATTTGATTGACAGGCCTCTTAATAAATAAGTTTATTATAACCGTtttgaataaagtaaataatttaaaaaataactataattcataatagaaataatttgaaaattaaataattttttaattttaattttgttaaactaaatgagtgaaaaaatatatatataaaataattatttaatctaTTTCAATTCATGTAacacactttttcttttttaaatttatgcaAAAAAGATTGTTACCTTTTCTTATATATAATTAGAACTGTTTTAACTTAGcaattcatcttttatttttaattaaataattttggcTATATAAATGGTGAAGAAGTGTTTTAGAccactcatttttttttttttaaataaaactttgCGTATGCAAATTGAAACTTTTGCAAAAAAATTTACAGGCGAAATGGACTCTTGGACCCTTATACTTGTCCTGATTTATAAAGAAGAtacttttagttatatttttgtCATCGAGACCCTTTAAcccattaaaaataaatttttgaatcctTTACCCATCAAAACATAGCgttctaaattttttttcatcCAACTAATATGAGTGTAATACACTTTCTGACATATTGCATGCCATATCATTTTTCAATGATACGTAGGAAATTAAATATTcagaatatatataaaatatatataatatttttaaaaaattaattctaatCTGTTTTAGGTCAGCATACATTTTCTTCggccttttttccttttttatgatTATTGCATAATCAAGTGACCATTAACATTAATTTATTCATAATCCATACCAATAATTCTTCATTccctttttcattaattaaacATTGATAAACTTTTTCCacaattttttctctttcttgttcatttttatctgttttctttatttataaaaaaataatttaatgtgaTTTAGGACATGGAAGGACGGTGGGGGATAACGGAAAAGGAGTATGTGTGTGTGCTGGGTAAGGGTGAGGGATGGGAGAGAGGAGCTGGTGCGGGGTGGGGAATAGCTGGTGCGGATTGGGAGTGGGGAACGATTGGTAGGGgttgggggtggggtagggggtGGGAATTTAGCACATGGAAAGAGGGTGGGGGACAGGGGGAaagagagtgtgtgtgtgtgttaggTGAGGGTGAGGGAAGGAGAAGTGCGGCTAGTGCGAGTTGGGGTGGGGGACGGGGGAGAAAGGGTGGGGAATGAGGCTGGTGCAAGGGTGGGAGAGGGGtcagtgaaaaagaagaaaggctcaattttttttaatttacaattattttttttagaaaaataaaagcaaaCAAATTGGCTTTACAAGCCAAAAAATCATGTGTAAAATACATGTTTTTTCATATCATCAAGTTAATATTACATATgcaaaaaagagttttaaaaatttatttttaatgagtTTAAGGATTTAGATaacaaaaatataagtaaaagtgTTTACTTTAGAGAAGCCACAAATGACCATTTTGCCAAATTTATAAAATGTACTATTTCATCAATCCTACGTGACGGAAGCACTGATGCACATATTGCCACACAACAATGCCACATCAGACTTCTCGTCCTGATTCCAAAACACGTCCAGGTTCAATGTACCTACAAGGTAGCCTTCTTTTCTGGTTCCTTTATCATCCATCCCAAGTTTTTCTCTCTTCAAATCTTGAAATACCCTGCAATACTCGCACCATTTCCATACCCTATCTGCACAATTCATCAACAATTTAACGTGAAAAATTGTCTCTTCAGTTGGGAAAATTCATAAAATGGCTTTGGCTTTCACTTCTTCTAGAGCAATTCATGGCTCTTTGTCTTCATCTTCACATGAACAACCCAAAGGTAACCTATTATTTTTCACTTATATGATAATTCTATCATTTGGCTtcaattacttttctttttcttggattttttcatcacaattattttatctttgcagtATCCCAATTGGGTAAATTTCAGCTATTAGATCAGCCAAAAGTACCATCGAAATTGTTGAATTTTTCTTCGAGGCGTTGTGCTGTGAAGCCATTGTATGCTGAGCCTAAAAGGAATGAGTCAATAGTTCCGTCAGCAGCAACAATTGTTGCTCCTGGTATGTTGAATTTCATGGCTTGTCTTTGTAGGTAGCTGATTGAATAGCTgatttaattcaatttatttgtctggttttgacttgacatggaatttaagaaaataaacaatttttttgaatgatcatATGTCAGGTGCGAACTAATAATTAAAAAGTTGCCAAAAAGGAAAGACATTTTTTTTGAACGGACTAAAAAGCGAACTAGTGCAGGCAAATTGAAATAGAAGGAGTAATTCTCTTGCACAAAAATTGATTTGCTTTGCTATGTATAAGCAGAGGTAGCAGTGAAAGTGGTAGAGGCAGAGGACTTTGAAAAACTGGCTAAGGATCTTGAAAATGCTTCACCTCTTGAGATTATGGATAATGCCCTTGAGAAATTTGAAGATGATATTGCCATCGCTTTCAGGTACTGatctttgttatttttgttgtattaAGTTGATGGATTGTACTACTTCATGCccaactctaaataattgtatgAAACCCCGTGTAAGTGAAAGTGTaagaattttaaagttaattgAGGAGCACAATTTGAAAAACCTAAATTAATGACTTGCTTAGTATTTGAATTATCCTATgcttgcttggactcttcaaaagtGTCCGTGGGTGCGTGTTGGATTCTcaaaaagtagtgtatttttggaaaaTCTGACACGGGTGCGACATTAAAAGAAAAGAGCACGTGCAACTTGGCAATTATCCAAGGAAGATAATGTATCTCAATATAGCCGCAGCCGATCAATGTAATTGACTCTGTGCTTGTTCTTCATTGATTGATGCCGGATGGAACTCATTTTGCAATGCTATTTCGTTAATTTATCTTCATACACATTTTGacttggcacggagtttaagaaggTAACGAatacttttaaatcttgtggtcttatACTGAAATACCCTTTAACgttgtggtcttaaatatgtcatgttGGAAGTTGGAACTTAAGAGTTGCCAGAAAAGAAAAGAGTCATTCTTTTagaaacagactaaaaaggaaagtaagaaaaaaaatgaaactgaGGGAGTAGCTTGCGCAGTCTTCATCATATAGAAATTTGCTATGGAGAAATTCCTGATGGATATGCCGTTTTACTTATCCACATGAACTGTGAATTTCTGCCTGCacttatttatgatgattttcagTGTCTCCCTAAGATGATGCTCTTTAACACTAGCTTTACTTTACAGTGGTGCAGAAGATGTTGCTTTGATAGAGTATGCACATTTAACTGGTCGACCATTTAGAGTGTTCAGCCTTGATACTGGAAGGTTGAATCCAGAGACTTACCAACTTTTTGATGCTGTCGAGAAGCACTATGGCATTCGCATCGAATACATGTTTCCTGATGCTGTTGAAGTTCAGGCTTTAGTAAGGAGCAAGGGTCTTTTCTCATTCTACGATGATGGCCACCAAGAATGCTGCCGTGTTAGGAAAGTTAGGCCCCTGAGGAGAGCCCTCAAAGGTTTACGTGCCTGGATCACGGGGCAAAGAAAAGATCAGTCCCCCGGAACTCGATCTGAAGTTCCAGTTGTTCAAGTAGACCCCTCTTTCGAGGGATTGGATGGTGGATCTGGAAGCTTGGTGAAGTGGAATCCAGTGGCTAATGTAGAAGGCAAGGACATATGGAACTTCCTACGTGCGATGAATGTGCCCGTTAACTCTTTGCATTCCAAAGGTTATGTCTCCATTGGATGTGAACCTTGCACCAGGCCGGTCCTGCCTGGGCAACACGAGAGAGAAGGAAGGTGGTGGTGGGAGGATGCAAAGGCCAAGGAATGTGGCTTACACAAAGGAAATATCAAAGATGAAAGTGCAAATGGTAATGGGAACAGTGCTGTCCAAGCAAATGTCAATGTTGCTGATATTTTGGACACTAAGGACATTGTTAAGTTGAGTAGACCTGGAGTTGAGAACCTATTGAAATTGGAAGACCGAAGAGAGCCTTGGCTTGTCGTTCTTTATGCTCCTTGGTGCCGCTTCTGCCAGGTAATTGATCATTTAATCTTTGAATAACTGTTGCATCCCACCAGCACACGGCCAAGTATTTCCTTGTTGATGGATTTTTTCTTCTCATGAATGCTTTTGGGAATTAGCTTGATGTTTTGTAATTAAATTTTCACAGGCAATGGAAGGATCATATGTTGAATTGGCAGAGAAGTTGGGAAGTTCGGGTGTAAAGGTAGGGAAATTCAGGGCAGATGGTGAGCAGAAAACATTTGGACAGCAAGAGTTGCAGCTGGGAAGCTTCCCCACAATACTATTCTTTCCTAAGCACTCTTCACAGCCAATTAAGTACCCATCAGAAAAGAGGGATGTAAACTCCTTGCTGGCTTTTGTCAATGCTCTTAGATGAAGGCAAATGGTGCTTCATATGTCATAGTTCTTTATTAACACACATAGAAGTAATAGAAGAGGGACTTGAGTTGTCGAATACATTTCTTTTCTGTCGTGGATTCTGTGATAAAGATCTTGCTGCTTTGTCAATATCAAGGTTTTCTCCACATTTCTCTCCCCTTTTCTGTTTGTTTTTATGATTAAACGACTATATAAAATAGTGTGACTAGTTCAATTTGGCTGGCTCACTTGGAGTCATTGGAACAAGCGCATTGAACATATGAAAACCAAATAGATTAGGCATGTCCCTCACAAACAAGCCTCGTTACTTTGGCACAATGTATAAAAACGAGTTTAGAATAAAACGGAACAGTATCTTACATAGCGTAAACTTGGACTTTCAGGAAAAAGACATCCTATTGGATTTGGTTTTATGAACTAGATATATTTTGCAAACTCTAACTAGATCTAAATTAACTTGGActtaattaaaactataaataatta comes from Capsicum annuum cultivar UCD-10X-F1 chromosome 2, UCD10Xv1.1, whole genome shotgun sequence and encodes:
- the LOC107858434 gene encoding 5'-adenylylsulfate reductase 3, chloroplastic; amino-acid sequence: MALAFTSSRAIHGSLSSSSHEQPKVSQLGKFQLLDQPKVPSKLLNFSSRRCAVKPLYAEPKRNESIVPSAATIVAPEVAVKVVEAEDFEKLAKDLENASPLEIMDNALEKFEDDIAIAFSGAEDVALIEYAHLTGRPFRVFSLDTGRLNPETYQLFDAVEKHYGIRIEYMFPDAVEVQALVRSKGLFSFYDDGHQECCRVRKVRPLRRALKGLRAWITGQRKDQSPGTRSEVPVVQVDPSFEGLDGGSGSLVKWNPVANVEGKDIWNFLRAMNVPVNSLHSKGYVSIGCEPCTRPVLPGQHEREGRWWWEDAKAKECGLHKGNIKDESANGNGNSAVQANVNVADILDTKDIVKLSRPGVENLLKLEDRREPWLVVLYAPWCRFCQAMEGSYVELAEKLGSSGVKVGKFRADGEQKTFGQQELQLGSFPTILFFPKHSSQPIKYPSEKRDVNSLLAFVNALR